Within Bdellovibrio bacteriovorus HD100, the genomic segment CAGTGCCACTGTGTCGCTGCAATTGCGACGGGCCATGGCTTCAATGGCCGAAGCCGTGGGGTTTGAAAACGAGAAGATGATTTTTTTGCCCGGCACTTGATTCAGCAGGGTTTCGATCTGATCAGCATAGATATGTTTAAGTCCGAATCCGCCTTTGGAGCTGATCGGAAGTTTAAGTGATGTCAGATCTTTGTGGGTGCCGGACAGATTGAAGGCAAAGGCATCAAAGCCCATTTCATTGACGAGCTTGATGTGACGAAGCAGCTGTTTTTTGCTGCCTTCAAAGAAGTGGACGAAAAAGACGACTTCTTCAAATCTTTTGCTGCGGGAATAAAAGAACTCCCCATCGAAGGGGAGTTCTTGTTGTTTGTTCTTCATCTAAGTCCAGTTCCGCGGGCCTGCGCCCGCTGCACTTCCTGCGCAGAAGCGCGCGTCCAGTTCCTCAGCTTGCGCAGAAGCGCCCTAGTGCTTCTGGCTGTGAGTTGCGGATGGCCACAAATCAGTCCAGTGAGCGGCTTTGTGGGAAGCTTGGTTTGCGTCCCCCAAGGCCTGTTCAGAAACCATGACTTTTTCAAGTGCGGTTTCAGAAAGAACCTTGCCGCAGGCTTCAACGATAGAAGCGTCGTCAAGGTGGTGGTACTTGAAGATCTCTGAAGGGCGACCGCACTTGGAGTGCTTGCGAACCGCAAGGCATTCCTGACGAACACCAATGATAGAGCCCAAGTTGTCCAACAAACCGGCTTCACCGTCATGAACGCTGACGATCGGGATACGACGGCCCGCAACCGTGATCAGGTCGCCGGAAGAAATCTCTTCTGCTTTTTTCAGATAAAGATCCGCGTTGATGCCCAGTTCGTTGCGCAGATAGTGGTAATCGTTTTCGTGAGCCTGGATACCGGTCAACAGATCAGATGAAGTCACCACGATCACGTTGGCATAAATGCCACGCGCCAGAAGAGCTTCAGAAGCTTTCATGGCTTCCGCCACCAGTGCACCCATTGCGAAGATGTTGATCACGTTGTCACCCGGCTCGTAGCCAGCGTAACCACGGTAATCAATCAGGAAGTAAGCGCCTTTCAGCACTTCTTCACGAACAACGGCGAACATTTCTGCCTCGCTCATTGCTGCCACTTCTTCTTCGTTCACCGCACCCGCTACCGGGAATTCCGCGCGGGACAATTTGCCTTCCAGACCCACTTTGAAGCGAGCTTGTTTGGAAAGATATTTCGTGAAGTCTTTTTGTTCCGCACCACGAGTCACCAGACGAAGCAAGACGCCAGAGCGGCCGGCGTTGTCGTTCAGAACGTGTCTGCGGATTGCGTCCACCATGATCCAGTCAAGCTCTTGGCAGAAGTATGGCTCCCAAGTGATCTGATTTGGAATCTGAACGTCGGATTTCCAGCCGTGCTGAGCACCTTCCGGAGAAAGTGTCACACCTGATGGTGTGCCCACGCAGATGAAAGAGGACTTCCAGTACAGGTTGTAGAAGTACTGATCCAATGCACGTTTCAGGAAGAAGTCATAAACGGTCATCAAAGGGATGATTGGCACGCCCACGATATCACGCATTTTTCCGAATGCGCCCACGCAGGACATAACGTTGCCTTCCGCGATTTCAAAACGCAGGAAACGATCCGTAACGTCTTCACCAGGAACCAGATCCGGAAGCTTGCCGTCTTTTACGCCCAGCTCAGCCTCGATGTCCTGAACTTCCTGAGCACCGAAGATCTTACCATCCATCGCTGGATTCAAGTTCGTGGAAGTACCCACGTCCGGAGCCATGGAGATGAACAGCTCGCCTGGCAGTTTGAATGGTTTTTCATTGTCCGTCAGGGCCTTTTGGCCCGCTTTCAATTCAGACTCATTCAAAGAAGTGTTGGAGATACGAGTCAGTTTTGCAGTCAATTGGCCCAGCATCCACTGTGTGTGCGGGTAGCTTGTCATCTTCGTGTTGATTTCCAAAGAGGATGGCATGTCGCCGAACTCAGCAAGTTTGGTCAGGAAGAATTCCTGGTTTTTTGCTTTCAAGGCGTTTTGAGCTTTGATGTCAGCATAGATCTTCTCGCCACGAGCAGCCAGGAACTTGCCTTCAACGGATTTTTCATCAAAACGCGCATAAAGTGTATTGCCAGTGATGCCTTGTTTCGCGCGCAGTTCTTCAACTTCATCTTCGTGCGGAAGAGAAGAGTGGTTGCCCTGCTGAGCCGCCGCCTTCAGACCCCAGCCTTTCAGGGTGTGAGCGATGATGATGGTTGGTTTGCGCTTGGACTCTTTGGATTTCATCATGGCTTTGGCCAGGGACATCATGTCGTGTCCACCGAAATCACGAAGTGCTTCATAAACGTCCTGGTCTGCAGTTGCAGTCAGGAATTTTTTAAGTGAAGGATAGTCCTTCATCAAAGTGTCTTTAAGCAGCTTCAGGTCATGAACCAAAAGCAATGCCTGAAGATCATAGTCAGTCAGTTCTTTTTCAAGGAAGTTTTTGAAGGCTTCGCCTTCTTTTTTCGCGAACAAGGCTTCACGCTTGCCGCCGTGACGAACCTGGATCACTTCCCAGCCGTTGGCAGCCATAGTTCTTTCAACACGGTCTGCATCCGTACCACCCAGAATCGCGTTGTTCACCAGACGGTGACCATCCAAAGACTGACGGTTGTAATCCAGAATCCAAGTCAGGTTGCCGATCTCACGTTCAGAGAAGTCCGGCACCGCTTCATACATGGAACCTTCACGGAATTCAGAGTCGCCGCAAACAGCCCAGAAGTGAGCGTCTTTAGGCACATCATAACCGTGTTCAGCAGCATAACGGTAAGCCAAAGCCATGTAACCCGCTTCAACAGGCGGAATGCCCACGGAACCGGATGGGAAGAAGTTGTGTTGATCCGGATCGTACGCAGAGTGGTAGGACTGGAACACATATTCGTCACCGTTAGAGAACTTGCGCAGACCGTGCATCGCCTGGTTGGCTTCTTCCAAAGAAAGTTTGGAAAGGTCGGACTTCAGCAAATTGTCCAAAAGATAGTTGTAAGCGTGGTCTGTTGGGGAAGCATGCGGTTTGTTCGCGATGTGATCGAAACCGGATTTTACCAACAGGTGCAGCGCACCCATGATGTGAAGGGAGCTTGCGCAGCCGGCCGGGTGACCACCAATTTTTGGGTCGCCTTTTTCTTTGTCGGTGCGGTGATTGGCTTGCCAGATCATCTGGGTAGCCAGGTAATGGGCGCGTCTCGCGATAGAGTCCAGAACCTCAGGTTTTGCGTTTTTGAGATTAGTGTTATCCACGTGGTTCTCCTAAGTTTTTTCAGTCTTTTATAGCGACTGCAAACTAGCACTCTACAGAGGAGGAGTCCATGCCTTTAAGCCCCGCAGCAAGAGTTCTGGCTCTATTTAGGACGAAGGGGCTGCACCCTGCACAGCCCCGAATGAATATTTTTCAGTTTAGGGGGCCTGTTCTTCGTGGCTTTCCTCTATGGTGCCTTCGGGAGTGTGTTGTACGCGGCCCACCTCAGGTTTTGATGGTTTTTGATGTCGCCCGGTTTCATGCAACGGGGGGCTGCGTTTTTGTGTGGGTTTGCCTGCGGAAGGGACGGGTTTGGTTGGATGATGCTTCACGGAGGACCTCCTCTTCATCAATTTTGATGGATAAGAAGGCCAGGGATGCAAGTTCTGCGCTGCCTGTGTTCGGCTTAATTTGAGTTACACGAATCGTGGCAGGGAAAAGTGCCCTGCGATCGGGGCAATTTGCCCGCAGCCGATCAGGCGGCTTTTTTGACCAACAGACGGTGCAAAGCCAAAGCCAGCACTCCACAGAACCCGATCATCGCACACATAGGCAAGGTTGTGCCGTCATGCAAACGGCTGACAGCGGCGGAAGACAGTGCTGCGATACCGTACTGCAAAGTTCCCAAAAGAGCGGAAGCGCTGCCGGCTGCTTTCCGCTGCGTCGCCATGGCGCCGGCCGTGGCATTCGGGAAGGTCATGCCCAGGGCCGCGATGAACAGGAACAGCGGGATCGCCAGACCCCAGAAGCCCCAGTTGAAGATTCCGGCCATGGCCAAGATCACACCCAAGACCCCAAGAACGACAAAGATTTTTTCTAAGATAACATCATAGCTCAGGCGTTTCAGCAGGCGGGCATTGATTTGTGAACACGCAATCAGGCCGATGGCGTTGGAGCCAAACACCCAGCCGAAACTTTTTGCGGGAATCTCAAACAGATTGATGAACACGAACGAGGAACCAGTGATGTAGGCAAACAGTCCCGCTTGAGCCGCGCCTCCCGCCAGGGCATAACCCATGAAGTGGCGGTCTTTAATAATCTGCACATAGTTTTTCAAAGAGTCTTTGATATGCACCCTTTGATCCGGCTGATGTGTCTCAGGAAGGAAGATGGCCAGCATCACGATGCAGGAGGTGCTGATAATCACCATCAAAGCAAAGATGGCGCGCCAGCCGAAGAACTCGGAAATATAACCGCCAAAGAACGGAGCCAGAATCGGAGCAACCCCCATCACCAGCATCAAAAGTGAAAACACACGTGCGGTTTCCTGATGAGTGAACAGGTCACGCACAATCGCCCGTGAAATCACCACGCCCGCACAGGAACCCAGAGCCTGCAGGAAGCGGAACAGGATCAGCATCTCCACATTTTTGGTGAAGGCGCAGACCAAAGACGCCAAAGCATAAATTCCCAAACCCACATACAAAGGTTTTTTGCGCCCGAAACGATCTGTGATCGGACCATAGAAAATCTGACCCGTGGCAAGACCGATGAAGAAAGATGCCAGAGACATCTGCACAGATGACAGGGGCACATTCAGATTTTCCGCGATTGCCGGAAATGCCGGAAGATACATGTCGATGGAAAGTGGACCGAAGGCAGTCAGACTGGCCAGCAGAAGAATTAATAAAGCAAAGGGAGTGTTGGGCTTGGCGGAGGATTGCATGGGCCCGTCATAACAGGAAGCGAAGTGATTTGCACGAGGGAAGTCGGCAGAGGCTCTTTAATGAAAAAAGCCTCACGAAATAAGCTTAGGTTTCCAGAACAAAGTCCCAGCGGATTTTCACCGTGCCGTCACCTTCCACGATGCCTTTTGGAGGATTCGGGAATGGAGCTGCCGCGCGGAAAGCCTCAATGGCAGCATCATCCAGATCCTGCACGCCAGAGTCACTCAGAACCTGCACACGCACCAAAGTGCCTTTGTCATTCAGAACGATCATCAGCTTGGTGATACGATCCTGATTGGCCGCCGCGGGCGCGCGTCCTTCTTTGAACATTTTGCTCAGTTTGTCACGCACACGGCCTTCCCAGTGCTGGGACAGTTGTTTGCGGATGCGGTTGTAATAAGAGTAGTACTTGAACTCGCGAGTGTTCAGCAAAGTCTCAAGACCCACTTCAACGTCTTTAATATAATCGTTGGATTGGCTGGCTTCAGCGCCGGTTCCGGTGTTTTGTTCACCGGTACCACGACCTTCACCCAGTCCAGTTTTTTGGTCAGCAAGCTTCTGTCTTTCGATCGCTTCATTGGCATCAAAACCTTTGAAAAGATCCTTGGCGATCTGTTTTTGGGACTCTTCAGATTTGGCCACATTTTTCTGACGGCCATCGCCTTTTGGACCCGATTTCACGGCTTGTTCTTTTTTGGTGTTCTGGAAC encodes:
- a CDS encoding energy transducer TonB family protein; its protein translation is MKKSPTFRKYIVLSLLLHFVVVGGFYITSLLKEEAPPKETVSIDFLTPEQLQQFAQAEQALQKKALQVPANQIVEQSETSANEEEVDTRFLSAKNQKVNKQTIAVERGQFQNTKKEQAVKSGPKGDGRQKNVAKSEESQKQIAKDLFKGFDANEAIERQKLADQKTGLGEGRGTGEQNTGTGAEASQSNDYIKDVEVGLETLLNTREFKYYSYYNRIRKQLSQHWEGRVRDKLSKMFKEGRAPAAANQDRITKLMIVLNDKGTLVRVQVLSDSGVQDLDDAAIEAFRAAAPFPNPPKGIVEGDGTVKIRWDFVLET
- a CDS encoding pyruvate dehydrogenase E1 component gives rise to the protein MDNTNLKNAKPEVLDSIARRAHYLATQMIWQANHRTDKEKGDPKIGGHPAGCASSLHIMGALHLLVKSGFDHIANKPHASPTDHAYNYLLDNLLKSDLSKLSLEEANQAMHGLRKFSNGDEYVFQSYHSAYDPDQHNFFPSGSVGIPPVEAGYMALAYRYAAEHGYDVPKDAHFWAVCGDSEFREGSMYEAVPDFSEREIGNLTWILDYNRQSLDGHRLVNNAILGGTDADRVERTMAANGWEVIQVRHGGKREALFAKKEGEAFKNFLEKELTDYDLQALLLVHDLKLLKDTLMKDYPSLKKFLTATADQDVYEALRDFGGHDMMSLAKAMMKSKESKRKPTIIIAHTLKGWGLKAAAQQGNHSSLPHEDEVEELRAKQGITGNTLYARFDEKSVEGKFLAARGEKIYADIKAQNALKAKNQEFFLTKLAEFGDMPSSLEINTKMTSYPHTQWMLGQLTAKLTRISNTSLNESELKAGQKALTDNEKPFKLPGELFISMAPDVGTSTNLNPAMDGKIFGAQEVQDIEAELGVKDGKLPDLVPGEDVTDRFLRFEIAEGNVMSCVGAFGKMRDIVGVPIIPLMTVYDFFLKRALDQYFYNLYWKSSFICVGTPSGVTLSPEGAQHGWKSDVQIPNQITWEPYFCQELDWIMVDAIRRHVLNDNAGRSGVLLRLVTRGAEQKDFTKYLSKQARFKVGLEGKLSRAEFPVAGAVNEEEVAAMSEAEMFAVVREEVLKGAYFLIDYRGYAGYEPGDNVINIFAMGALVAEAMKASEALLARGIYANVIVVTSSDLLTGIQAHENDYHYLRNELGINADLYLKKAEEISSGDLITVAGRRIPIVSVHDGEAGLLDNLGSIIGVRQECLAVRKHSKCGRPSEIFKYHHLDDASIVEACGKVLSETALEKVMVSEQALGDANQASHKAAHWTDLWPSATHSQKH
- a CDS encoding Bcr/CflA family multidrug efflux MFS transporter, which encodes MQSSAKPNTPFALLILLLASLTAFGPLSIDMYLPAFPAIAENLNVPLSSVQMSLASFFIGLATGQIFYGPITDRFGRKKPLYVGLGIYALASLVCAFTKNVEMLILFRFLQALGSCAGVVISRAIVRDLFTHQETARVFSLLMLVMGVAPILAPFFGGYISEFFGWRAIFALMVIISTSCIVMLAIFLPETHQPDQRVHIKDSLKNYVQIIKDRHFMGYALAGGAAQAGLFAYITGSSFVFINLFEIPAKSFGWVFGSNAIGLIACSQINARLLKRLSYDVILEKIFVVLGVLGVILAMAGIFNWGFWGLAIPLFLFIAALGMTFPNATAGAMATQRKAAGSASALLGTLQYGIAALSSAAVSRLHDGTTLPMCAMIGFCGVLALALHRLLVKKAA